From one Bordetella genomosp. 9 genomic stretch:
- a CDS encoding heavy metal translocating P-type ATPase, whose product MKTEPQTASIELAIEGMSCASCVKRVENALAAVPGVRSASVNLATERARVAWDQAGAATADALVAAVAKAGYGARPLVPENDETARQAAAREQEARRLGRRFAVALALSLPVFLLEMGGHLVPALHHALDAYVGLERLWLLQWLLTSLVLAGPGRDFFLKGGAALARGGPDMNSLVAVGAGSAWLYSTVATFMPDWLPPEARHVYFEAAAVIVTLILLGRLLEARAKGRTGAAIARLASLQPRRARVLRGDDTVDLPIEDVRSGDVVRIRPGEKIPVDGVVRDGASFVDESMITGEPVPVEKTAGDAVTGGTLNTQGTLTVQVTHTGADTALARIARMVQDAQGAKLPIQSLVDRITYRFVPAIMAIAAVTFFAWLAWGPSPALPQALVHAVAVLIVACPCAMGLATPMSIMVGTGRAADLGVLFRQGDALQSLRDVGTVAFDKTGTLTQGKPAMTDMALAAGFRRDDVLAWTASVQAASEHPIASAIVAAARAEGLPATSVSGFQAISGAGVQGEVQGRQLLVGAERLMGEHGVDVAGLRDRAENWARAGKTAIYVAIDGVAAAVMAVEDPVRPTSAASIAALRAAGIRTVMITGDNRHTAQAVARVLGIDEVHAEVLPEGKVQAVRDLRQGDAAGAAGRPLLAFVGDGINDAPALAAADVGIAIGTGTDVAIDAASVVLMAGDPAGVPRAIAISRATLANIRQNLFWAFVYNVALIPLAAGALALLHGPSLSPVFAAAAMALSSLFVVGNALRLRTFRAPVPATPAAADRSGHGTSTLIAGGGAS is encoded by the coding sequence ATGAAAACCGAACCGCAAACCGCCTCCATCGAGCTCGCCATAGAAGGAATGAGCTGCGCGTCCTGCGTCAAGCGCGTGGAAAACGCCCTGGCCGCCGTACCCGGCGTGCGCAGCGCCAGCGTGAACCTGGCGACCGAACGCGCCCGGGTGGCATGGGACCAGGCGGGCGCGGCCACGGCGGACGCCCTGGTGGCCGCCGTCGCCAAGGCCGGTTATGGCGCCCGCCCCCTCGTGCCGGAAAACGACGAGACGGCGCGCCAGGCGGCCGCGCGCGAACAGGAGGCGCGCCGCCTGGGCCGCCGCTTCGCCGTCGCGCTGGCCTTGAGCCTGCCGGTTTTCCTGCTTGAAATGGGTGGCCATCTGGTGCCTGCCCTGCATCACGCCCTGGATGCGTATGTGGGACTCGAGCGCCTGTGGCTGCTGCAATGGCTGCTGACCAGCCTGGTGCTGGCGGGCCCCGGCCGGGACTTCTTCCTGAAAGGCGGCGCGGCCCTGGCGCGTGGCGGACCGGACATGAACTCCCTGGTGGCCGTGGGCGCGGGCAGCGCGTGGCTCTATTCGACGGTCGCGACGTTCATGCCGGACTGGCTGCCGCCGGAGGCCCGCCATGTCTATTTCGAGGCGGCCGCCGTCATCGTGACGCTGATCCTGCTGGGCCGCCTGCTGGAAGCACGCGCCAAGGGCCGCACGGGCGCCGCGATCGCGCGGCTGGCATCGCTGCAGCCGCGGCGCGCCCGGGTGCTGCGCGGCGACGACACCGTGGACCTGCCCATCGAAGACGTGCGGTCCGGCGACGTGGTGCGTATCCGCCCCGGCGAGAAAATCCCGGTCGACGGCGTGGTACGCGACGGCGCCTCCTTCGTGGACGAGTCCATGATCACCGGCGAGCCCGTACCGGTGGAAAAGACGGCCGGCGACGCGGTGACGGGCGGCACGCTCAATACTCAGGGCACGTTGACCGTGCAGGTCACGCACACCGGCGCCGACACGGCGTTGGCGCGTATCGCCCGCATGGTGCAGGACGCACAAGGCGCGAAGCTGCCCATACAGAGCCTGGTGGACCGTATCACCTATCGTTTCGTGCCGGCCATCATGGCGATCGCGGCCGTGACCTTCTTCGCGTGGCTGGCGTGGGGACCGTCGCCCGCCCTGCCCCAGGCGCTGGTGCATGCGGTGGCCGTGCTGATCGTGGCCTGCCCCTGCGCGATGGGGCTGGCCACGCCGATGTCCATCATGGTGGGCACCGGCCGCGCCGCCGACTTGGGCGTGCTGTTCCGCCAGGGCGATGCGCTGCAAAGCCTGCGGGACGTCGGCACCGTGGCCTTCGACAAGACCGGCACGTTGACGCAAGGCAAGCCCGCCATGACCGACATGGCGCTGGCCGCCGGCTTCCGGCGCGACGACGTCCTGGCCTGGACGGCGTCGGTGCAGGCCGCATCGGAACATCCGATCGCCTCGGCCATCGTGGCGGCGGCGCGCGCGGAAGGCCTGCCGGCCACGTCCGTCAGCGGCTTCCAGGCGATTTCGGGCGCCGGCGTGCAAGGCGAGGTGCAAGGACGGCAATTGCTGGTCGGCGCGGAGCGGCTGATGGGCGAACATGGGGTGGACGTGGCCGGCCTGCGGGATCGGGCGGAGAACTGGGCCCGCGCCGGCAAGACGGCCATCTACGTGGCCATCGACGGCGTAGCCGCCGCGGTCATGGCGGTGGAAGATCCCGTGCGCCCGACATCGGCCGCTTCCATCGCGGCCCTGCGCGCGGCGGGCATACGTACGGTGATGATCACCGGCGACAACCGCCACACCGCGCAGGCGGTCGCGCGGGTCCTGGGCATCGACGAGGTGCACGCGGAGGTATTGCCCGAAGGCAAGGTACAGGCGGTCCGTGACCTGCGGCAAGGCGATGCGGCCGGCGCCGCGGGACGCCCGCTGCTGGCTTTCGTCGGCGATGGGATCAACGATGCGCCGGCGCTGGCCGCGGCGGACGTGGGCATCGCCATCGGAACGGGGACCGACGTCGCCATCGACGCGGCCTCGGTCGTGCTGATGGCCGGCGACCCCGCGGGCGTGCCGCGCGCCATCGCCATCAGCCGGGCGACCCTGGCCAATATCCGCCAGAACCTGTTCTGGGCCTTCGTGTACAACGTAGCCTTGATACCGCTGGCGGCGGGCGCCCTGGCGCTGCTGCACGGCCCGTCGCTGTCGCCCGTTTTCGCGGCCGCGGCGATGGCCCTTTCCAGTCTTTTCGTGGTCGGCAACGCCTTGCGGCTGCGGACGTTCCGGGCGCCGGTGCCGGCGACGCCGGCCGCCGCCGATCGATCCGGCCACGGTACATCCACACTTATCGCGGGAGGCGGTGCATCATGA